Proteins co-encoded in one Accipiter gentilis chromosome 5, bAccGen1.1, whole genome shotgun sequence genomic window:
- the NAA20 gene encoding N-alpha-acetyltransferase 20 isoform X2, producing the protein MTTLRAFTCDDLFRFNNINLDPLTETYGIPFYLQYLAHWPEYFVVAEAPGGELMGYIMGKAEGSVAREEWHGHVTALSVAPEFRRLGLAAKLMELLEEISEKKGGFFVDLFVRVSNQVAVNMYKQLGYSVYRTVLEYYSASSGEPDEDAYDMRKALSRDTEKKSIIPLPHPVRPEDIE; encoded by the exons ATGACGACGCTCCGCGCCTTCACCTGCGACGACCTCTTCCGCTTCAACAACAT CAACCTGGACCCGCTGACGGAGACC TACGGGATACCCTTCTACCTGCAGTACCTGGCTCACTGGCCCGAGTATTTCGTCGTCGCCGAGGCGCCCGGCGGGGAGCTGATGGGTTACA TAATGGGTAAAGCGGAAGGCTCTGTGGCTAGGGAAGAGTGGCATGGACATGTTACTGCTCTCTCTGTTGCACCAGAATTTCGACGGCTGGGTTTGGCCGCTAAATTGATGGAACTACtggaagaaatttcagaaaa aaagggtGGATTTTTCGTCGATCTTTTTGTGAGGGTATCAAATCAGGTTGCGGTAAATATGTATAAGCAACTAGGCTACAGTGTGTACCGGACTGTATTAGAGTACTACTCTGCTAGCAGTGGAGAGCCAGATGAAGATGCTTACG ATATGAGAAAAGCTCTTTCCAGAGATACGGAGAAGAAATCAATTATACCTCTGCCTCATCCTGTGAGACCAGAAGACATTGAGTAA
- the NAA20 gene encoding N-alpha-acetyltransferase 20 isoform X4: MYAYERFCNPGIGSLHSAPSSHVMGKAEGSVAREEWHGHVTALSVAPEFRRLGLAAKLMELLEEISEKKGGFFVDLFVRVSNQVAVNMYKQLGYSVYRTVLEYYSASSGEPDEDAYDMRKALSRDTEKKSIIPLPHPVRPEDIE, encoded by the exons ATGTACGCGTACGAGCGCTTCTGTAATCCCGGAATTGGGTCCCTGCACTCGGCTCCGAGCTCACACG TAATGGGTAAAGCGGAAGGCTCTGTGGCTAGGGAAGAGTGGCATGGACATGTTACTGCTCTCTCTGTTGCACCAGAATTTCGACGGCTGGGTTTGGCCGCTAAATTGATGGAACTACtggaagaaatttcagaaaa aaagggtGGATTTTTCGTCGATCTTTTTGTGAGGGTATCAAATCAGGTTGCGGTAAATATGTATAAGCAACTAGGCTACAGTGTGTACCGGACTGTATTAGAGTACTACTCTGCTAGCAGTGGAGAGCCAGATGAAGATGCTTACG ATATGAGAAAAGCTCTTTCCAGAGATACGGAGAAGAAATCAATTATACCTCTGCCTCATCCTGTGAGACCAGAAGACATTGAGTAA
- the NAA20 gene encoding N-alpha-acetyltransferase 20 isoform X3, translating to MTTLRAFTCDDLFRFNNINLDPLTETYGIPFYLQYLAHWPEYFVVAEAPGGELMGYSECGAAPGAPAALASRCVCVCEAGGRELFFLFALARCPAGKRSVTRHLPPSSVSKGRFVGLGAAGFGLMVRSPQGVLSVVTSTRVTGVGGCTRTSASVIPELGPCTRLRAHT from the exons ATGACGACGCTCCGCGCCTTCACCTGCGACGACCTCTTCCGCTTCAACAACAT CAACCTGGACCCGCTGACGGAGACC TACGGGATACCCTTCTACCTGCAGTACCTGGCTCACTGGCCCGAGTATTTCGTCGTCGCCGAGGCGCCCGGCGGGGAGCTGATGGGTTACAGTGAGTGCGGTGCGGCTCCGGGCGCTCCAGCCGCCTTAGCCTCCcgctgcgtgtgtgtgtgtgaggcgggggggagggagctCTTCTTCCTCTTCGCGCTTGCCAGGTGCCCGGCAGGGAAGAGGAGCGTTACGCGTCACCTTCCCCCCTCATCAGTCTCTAAAGGGCGTTTCGTGGGTCTCGGGGCAGCGGGTTTCGGTTTGATGGTCCGGTCGCCGCAGGGGGTCTTGAGTGTGGTAACGTCCACCCGTGTTACAGGGGTGGGTGGATGTACGCGTACGAGCGCTTCTGTAATCCCGGAATTGGGTCCCTGCACTCGGCTCCGAGCTCACACG TAA
- the NAA20 gene encoding N-alpha-acetyltransferase 20 isoform X1: MTTLRAFTCDDLFRFNNINLDPLTETYGIPFYLQYLAHWPEYFVVAEAPGGELMGYSECGAAPGAPAALASRCVCVCEAGGRELFFLFALARCPAGKRSVTRHLPPSSVSKGRFVGLGAAGFGLMVRSPQGVLSVVTSTRVTGVGGCTRTSASVIPELGPCTRLRAHTVSHQRVKTLGLGFAFSREGVLWVWTSVAYLLWDIRGLQKSFCIELLVCLVLPGFFFFSPFLGRGCGAE; encoded by the exons ATGACGACGCTCCGCGCCTTCACCTGCGACGACCTCTTCCGCTTCAACAACAT CAACCTGGACCCGCTGACGGAGACC TACGGGATACCCTTCTACCTGCAGTACCTGGCTCACTGGCCCGAGTATTTCGTCGTCGCCGAGGCGCCCGGCGGGGAGCTGATGGGTTACAGTGAGTGCGGTGCGGCTCCGGGCGCTCCAGCCGCCTTAGCCTCCcgctgcgtgtgtgtgtgtgaggcgggggggagggagctCTTCTTCCTCTTCGCGCTTGCCAGGTGCCCGGCAGGGAAGAGGAGCGTTACGCGTCACCTTCCCCCCTCATCAGTCTCTAAAGGGCGTTTCGTGGGTCTCGGGGCAGCGGGTTTCGGTTTGATGGTCCGGTCGCCGCAGGGGGTCTTGAGTGTGGTAACGTCCACCCGTGTTACAGGGGTGGGTGGATGTACGCGTACGAGCGCTTCTGTAATCCCGGAATTGGGTCCCTGCACTCGGCTCCGAGCTCACACGGTCAGTCATCAGCGAGTAAAAACGCTGGGCTTGGGTTTCGCGTTCTCCCGTGAGGGAGTGCTCTGGGTCTGGACGTCAGTTGCTTATTTGCTGTGGGATATTCGTGGTCTTCAGAAGTCGTTCTGCATAGAGCTGTTGGTTTGTTTAGTCCTtccgggctttttttttttttccccttttctgggGAGGGGTTGTGGGGCAGAATAA